A genomic stretch from Phycisphaerae bacterium includes:
- the dapA gene encoding 4-hydroxy-tetrahydrodipicolinate synthase: MNPYKGCLVALVTPFRNGAIDWPAVDDLVERVIAGGVSGLVPCGTTGEAPTLTGEEQRDLVGAVVRKAKGRVPVVAGTGSNCTARTLELSKAAMSAGANGVMLVSPYYNRPNQDGLYQHFSHVAQRIGAPVMLYNIPGRTAVEISVETIARLHADHPNIVAVKHATGSVDGASELAKASDIAILSGDDTLTLPLMSIRAVGVVSVVANLMPAEMSALTSAALDRDWDEARRRHDALFPLMRDLLRLDTNPIPIKTALAIRGQMAEEFRLPMCPLDGVKRKKLEALLKRYPPASRGREVGANRPTGVRNPE, encoded by the coding sequence ATGAACCCCTACAAAGGATGCCTAGTCGCGCTGGTCACGCCGTTTCGCAACGGCGCTATCGACTGGCCGGCCGTGGACGATCTCGTCGAGCGGGTTATTGCCGGCGGTGTCAGCGGCCTGGTCCCGTGCGGAACGACAGGCGAAGCGCCGACACTGACCGGTGAGGAACAACGCGACCTTGTCGGTGCGGTCGTTCGCAAGGCGAAGGGCCGCGTACCTGTCGTGGCGGGGACGGGGTCGAACTGCACGGCCAGGACGCTGGAGCTTTCCAAGGCGGCGATGAGCGCCGGGGCGAACGGCGTCATGCTCGTCTCGCCGTATTACAACCGGCCCAATCAGGACGGGCTCTACCAGCATTTCAGTCACGTCGCCCAGCGAATCGGCGCGCCGGTCATGCTCTACAACATCCCGGGCCGAACGGCGGTCGAGATTTCGGTCGAGACGATCGCCCGCTTGCACGCCGACCATCCCAACATCGTCGCCGTCAAGCACGCGACCGGGTCGGTCGATGGGGCGAGCGAACTCGCCAAGGCGAGCGACATCGCCATCCTCAGCGGGGACGATACGCTGACGCTTCCGCTGATGAGCATCAGGGCGGTCGGCGTCGTGAGCGTTGTCGCGAATTTGATGCCGGCGGAGATGTCAGCACTGACCAGCGCCGCCCTGGATCGTGATTGGGACGAGGCGCGGCGTCGGCACGACGCGCTGTTCCCATTGATGCGCGACTTGCTGCGGCTGGATACGAATCCGATTCCGATCAAGACGGCATTGGCCATCCGCGGGCAGATGGCCGAAGAGTTTCGTTTGCCGATGTGCCCGCTGGATGGCGTGAAGCGCAAGAAGCTGGAGGCCTTGTTGAAAAGGTACCCGCCGGCGAGCCGCGGCCGCGAGGTGGGCGCGAATCGGCCGACGGGTGTGAGGAACCCTGAATGA
- a CDS encoding N(4)-(beta-N-acetylglucosaminyl)-L-asparaginase: MGESRSDWTRRHFLQTSAGVVAGGALAQAAVAQDKPKISDPRPGAGPRPVVISSANGLKAIDKAMDLLRGGKDPLDAVIAAVNIVEDDPNDHSVGLGGLPNEDGVVELDSSVMHGPTHKAGAVAALRNIKNPSKVARLVMGRTDHVLIVGEGALRFAKAHGFKEEELLTEEARKIWLKWKESHARDDDWLSPEEAGAAKRPAGGARGPEAILHTWGTINCCAVDAKGDLAGVTTTSGLSYKIPGRVGDSPIIGAGLYVDNAVGAAGSTGRGEANLQNCTSFLVVEFMRSGKSPEEACVAAMQRVADHAEPRLRDKMGRPDFDLKLYAVAKDGRYGGASMWFDKKPAQFAVHDGTTARLVECRHLYRK; this comes from the coding sequence ATGGGCGAGTCCCGGTCGGATTGGACGCGGCGGCATTTTCTGCAGACGTCCGCCGGCGTGGTGGCGGGCGGGGCGCTCGCACAGGCGGCTGTCGCGCAAGACAAACCCAAAATCAGCGACCCGCGACCGGGCGCCGGGCCTCGGCCCGTTGTCATCTCCAGCGCCAACGGGTTGAAGGCGATCGACAAGGCGATGGATCTCCTGCGCGGCGGGAAAGACCCGCTCGACGCCGTCATCGCGGCCGTGAACATCGTCGAAGACGATCCGAACGATCACTCTGTCGGCCTCGGCGGCCTGCCGAACGAAGATGGCGTGGTGGAACTGGATTCGTCGGTCATGCACGGGCCGACGCACAAGGCGGGGGCGGTCGCGGCGCTGCGGAATATCAAGAACCCGTCGAAGGTCGCGCGATTAGTCATGGGGCGGACGGACCACGTCCTGATTGTCGGCGAAGGGGCATTGCGTTTTGCCAAAGCCCACGGCTTCAAGGAAGAGGAACTGCTGACGGAGGAGGCGCGGAAAATCTGGCTCAAGTGGAAGGAGTCGCACGCGCGGGACGACGATTGGCTTTCGCCGGAAGAGGCGGGCGCGGCGAAGCGACCGGCGGGCGGGGCGCGCGGGCCGGAAGCGATTCTGCACACGTGGGGGACGATCAATTGCTGTGCGGTGGATGCAAAGGGCGATTTGGCGGGGGTGACGACGACGAGCGGGCTTTCGTACAAGATTCCGGGGCGCGTGGGGGATTCACCGATCATTGGCGCGGGGTTGTACGTCGATAATGCGGTCGGCGCGGCGGGCTCGACGGGGCGCGGTGAGGCGAACCTGCAGAACTGCACGTCGTTTCTCGTCGTCGAGTTCATGCGTAGCGGAAAGTCGCCCGAGGAGGCCTGCGTGGCGGCGATGCAGCGCGTGGCCGATCATGCCGAGCCGCGGCTGCGCGACAAGATGGGGCGGCCGGATTTCGATCTGAAGCTCTATGCCGTGGCCAAGGACGGGCGCTACGGCGGGGCGTCCATGTGGTTTGACAAAAAGCCGGCGCAGTTCGCGGTTCACGACGGCACGACGGCTAGGCTGGTCGAGTGCCGGCACCTGTATCGGAAATAA
- a CDS encoding PIN domain-containing protein, whose product MLVHYFLRAFLILALVALGISYAEKGEVLGEYRTSLILGAVVLAALVIAIDSMISRKSLQALAGLFFGLTVGLLITYGLTLVLDLLVWAFWPNLAPIDGKDQPAVAITKVLVGIITCYLCVSFILQTKDDIRFVIPYVEFAKQVKGQRPILLDTSVIIDGRIADICDTGIIDQKLVVPRFVLQELQMVADSGDKLKRIRGRRGLDILNRLQSTPNVEVEIAEARLTGPEADEGVDLKLLAYAQQINARVATNDYNLNKVAKVRGVQIININDLAGALKPVVLPGEGMTVKVIKPGEEPGQGIGYLDDGTMVVIEQGRQQIGNVVEVAVTSVLQTSAGRMIFGRLEGTSPPPPRRRPNQQTA is encoded by the coding sequence ATGTTGGTCCACTATTTCCTCCGCGCCTTTCTCATCCTCGCCCTCGTCGCCCTCGGAATCTCCTATGCCGAAAAGGGAGAAGTCCTCGGCGAATACCGCACGAGCCTGATCCTCGGCGCCGTCGTCCTCGCCGCCCTGGTCATCGCCATCGATTCCATGATCTCCCGCAAGAGCCTCCAGGCCCTCGCCGGGCTCTTCTTCGGCCTCACCGTCGGTCTGCTCATCACCTACGGCCTGACCCTGGTGCTCGACCTCTTGGTCTGGGCCTTCTGGCCCAATCTCGCCCCCATCGACGGCAAGGACCAGCCCGCCGTCGCCATCACCAAAGTCCTCGTCGGCATCATCACCTGCTACCTCTGCGTCAGCTTCATCCTCCAGACCAAGGACGACATCCGCTTCGTCATCCCCTACGTCGAGTTCGCCAAGCAGGTCAAAGGCCAGCGGCCCATCCTCCTCGACACCTCCGTCATCATCGACGGCCGTATCGCCGACATCTGCGACACCGGCATCATCGATCAGAAGCTCGTCGTTCCGCGCTTTGTCCTCCAGGAGTTGCAGATGGTCGCCGACTCCGGCGACAAGCTGAAGCGCATCCGCGGCCGCCGCGGTCTGGACATCCTCAACCGCCTGCAAAGCACCCCCAACGTCGAAGTCGAGATCGCCGAGGCCCGCCTGACCGGCCCGGAGGCGGACGAAGGCGTCGATCTGAAGCTCCTGGCCTACGCCCAGCAGATCAACGCCCGAGTGGCGACGAACGACTACAACCTCAACAAAGTCGCCAAGGTCCGCGGCGTCCAGATCATCAACATCAACGACCTCGCCGGCGCGCTCAAGCCCGTCGTCCTGCCCGGTGAGGGTATGACCGTAAAGGTCATCAAGCCCGGCGAGGAGCCCGGCCAGGGCATCGGCTACCTGGACGACGGCACGATGGTCGTCATCGAACAGGGCCGCCAGCAGATCGGCAATGTGGTGGAAGTCGCGGTCACCAGCGTCCTGCAAACCTCGGCAGGTCGGATGATCTTCGGCCGCCTGGAAGGCACGAGCCCGCCCCCACCGCGCCGCCGGCCCAATCAACAAACCGCGTGA
- a CDS encoding DUF1731 domain-containing protein: MTDHTPSGPVVIAGGSGFLGISLATHFATTANPIIILSRTPPRIRGPWRHVPWDARSIGTWLSELNGAAGLVNLVGRSVDCIKTPDHQDEILRSRVEATRVLGQAMRSLEHPPPVWVQMSTAHIYGDPPRVTCTEDSPSGVGFAPFIGRAWEEAFDQSALPSQRKVILRTSFVIGRDRGAGGGALRRLKTLVRLGLGGRVGSGEHGMSWIHETDMNRLFERALSDPQMQGTYIASSPNPVSQREFMRSLRRAMKIPIGLPAFGWMVRLGAPLLMRTDPELALYGRYVISRRLREEEFEFKFPDLDAALADLFG, encoded by the coding sequence ATGACCGACCACACGCCATCCGGCCCGGTCGTGATTGCCGGCGGCAGCGGCTTTCTTGGTATATCGCTCGCCACCCATTTCGCGACTACGGCGAACCCGATCATCATTCTGTCTCGAACACCGCCCAGAATCCGCGGTCCATGGCGGCATGTCCCTTGGGACGCACGCTCGATCGGAACATGGTTGAGCGAACTCAACGGCGCGGCCGGTCTCGTAAATCTCGTAGGCCGTTCCGTCGACTGCATCAAGACGCCCGATCACCAGGACGAAATCCTGCGCTCGCGCGTGGAAGCGACGCGAGTCTTGGGCCAGGCGATGCGTTCCCTTGAACACCCGCCGCCCGTCTGGGTGCAAATGAGCACTGCCCACATCTACGGCGACCCGCCCCGCGTGACGTGTACTGAAGATTCACCCTCAGGCGTCGGATTCGCGCCGTTCATCGGTAGGGCGTGGGAGGAGGCCTTCGACCAAAGCGCGTTGCCGTCGCAGCGAAAGGTTATCCTCCGAACCAGCTTCGTGATCGGACGGGATCGCGGCGCGGGCGGCGGGGCTCTGAGACGACTGAAAACGCTCGTCCGCCTCGGCCTCGGCGGAAGGGTCGGATCGGGCGAACACGGCATGAGTTGGATACACGAAACCGACATGAACCGCCTCTTCGAACGCGCCCTCAGCGACCCTCAAATGCAGGGCACATACATCGCCTCATCGCCCAATCCCGTCTCCCAGCGCGAATTCATGCGCTCGCTGCGCCGTGCCATGAAAATCCCCATCGGCCTGCCCGCATTCGGATGGATGGTCCGCCTCGGCGCGCCGCTCTTGATGCGCACCGACCCCGAACTCGCGCTCTACGGTCGCTATGTCATTTCCCGAAGACTCCGCGAGGAAGAATTCGAGTTCAAATTCCCCGACCTGGATGCCGCACTCGCGGATTTGTTTGGATGA
- a CDS encoding DUF3105 domain-containing protein, with amino-acid sequence MCAVALALFLASCDGFNPPPPGAFEILATPTGCGVKVSSTETVSWSVTFTASGVPANALVQWSFSDGTTGTGVSIVKTFKTAAQEAADVSGNTEDHDPINFDVTATVGTDVVTRTIEIPMRGTPDGGPEPGGDTCVFDEGRTHVANGTIICYSNNPPASGAHYSSAGVSPVAPGFYDEAVAPEVYVHNLEHGTVVLLYDCGGPCSDETKAQLQALFDALPPSPRFDEKKMVICRYDGISASCTGTTTFPASGPYLAISWDVQHAFQTLDTAAIIDFYNRHVDQGPEDAPIPQ; translated from the coding sequence GTGTGCGCTGTCGCCCTTGCACTGTTCCTCGCGAGCTGCGATGGCTTCAATCCCCCGCCGCCCGGGGCCTTCGAGATTCTCGCCACCCCGACCGGCTGCGGCGTCAAGGTCTCCTCGACCGAAACCGTCAGCTGGTCCGTCACCTTCACTGCCTCGGGCGTCCCTGCGAATGCACTCGTGCAATGGTCATTCTCCGACGGAACCACCGGAACGGGCGTCAGCATCGTCAAGACCTTTAAGACCGCTGCACAGGAAGCGGCCGACGTCTCCGGCAACACCGAAGATCATGATCCGATCAACTTCGACGTCACCGCGACCGTGGGAACCGACGTCGTCACGCGGACGATCGAGATTCCCATGCGCGGCACGCCCGACGGCGGCCCCGAGCCCGGCGGCGACACCTGCGTTTTCGATGAGGGCCGCACCCATGTCGCGAACGGCACAATCATTTGCTACAGCAACAATCCCCCGGCCTCCGGAGCGCACTATTCGTCGGCGGGCGTGTCGCCCGTCGCGCCCGGCTTCTACGACGAGGCTGTGGCGCCAGAAGTTTATGTCCACAACCTCGAACACGGAACGGTCGTGCTGCTATACGACTGCGGCGGTCCCTGCTCCGACGAAACCAAGGCTCAGTTGCAGGCGCTCTTCGACGCCCTCCCGCCCTCGCCGCGGTTCGACGAGAAAAAGATGGTGATCTGCCGGTACGACGGGATCAGCGCCTCCTGCACCGGCACAACGACGTTTCCGGCTTCCGGCCCCTACCTCGCGATTTCCTGGGACGTCCAGCACGCCTTCCAGACCTTGGACACCGCCGCCATCATCGATTTCTACAATCGCCACGTGGACCAGGGCCCCGAAGACGCCCCCATTCCCCAGTAA
- the arfB gene encoding alternative ribosome rescue aminoacyl-tRNA hydrolase ArfB: protein MIRINHHLTLPDDELVFTFSRSPGPGGQNVNKVATKATLRFDVAGSPSLSDWQRRRIQEELAPRLDKHGVLSLSSSRERTQSANQREARARFIRLLADALRPRAVRKKTRPTKASKEKRLAEKAARKARKQYRRFSGDE from the coding sequence ATGATCCGCATCAACCACCACCTCACCCTCCCCGACGACGAACTCGTCTTCACCTTCAGCCGCAGCCCCGGCCCCGGCGGTCAGAACGTCAACAAGGTTGCGACCAAAGCGACGCTCCGCTTCGACGTGGCCGGCAGCCCGTCGCTCTCCGACTGGCAGCGCCGCCGGATTCAGGAAGAACTCGCCCCCCGCCTGGACAAACACGGCGTCCTCTCCCTTAGCAGTAGCCGCGAGCGAACGCAATCCGCCAACCAGCGCGAAGCACGAGCGCGTTTCATCCGCCTGCTCGCCGACGCCCTCCGCCCCCGCGCGGTGCGCAAAAAGACCCGCCCCACGAAAGCGTCAAAAGAAAAACGCCTCGCCGAGAAAGCCGCCCGTAAGGCGCGAAAGCAATACCGTAGATTTTCAGGAGATGAATAG
- a CDS encoding type I phosphomannose isomerase catalytic subunit encodes MQISPLIFEPIYRHKVWGGRNLERVLGKMLPPGEAIGESWECADVESAQSVVARGPAKGRSLRELVAEWGAGLTGRAELCEGRFPLLIKFLDATEALSIQVHPGDGADEASGRKKHEAWFVLDAAPGAVAYRGLASGVTLDHFREVCRREPQRVPELLNKIGVRAGDTFYVPGGTVHALGAGVVVAEVQTPSEVTYRLYDWGRTRAAEDGGLNVEKGLACVRADADWAACERRSHVTSFFTTVTRLVSCPRFVIERVRFSGEMEQEIPYAELVCWMVLEGRGEIAYGKGGVESFGRGEVVVLPAGLEKPKLRTKTDCVWLEVTVPVKSDLAGYEHPDAAALRAAEGGPGAPVQINISRLHRPTNR; translated from the coding sequence ATGCAAATCTCTCCCCTGATTTTTGAGCCGATCTATCGACACAAGGTGTGGGGTGGGCGGAATCTGGAGCGGGTGTTGGGGAAGATGCTGCCGCCGGGGGAGGCGATTGGGGAGAGTTGGGAGTGCGCGGATGTGGAGAGCGCGCAATCCGTTGTCGCGAGAGGGCCGGCGAAGGGGCGGTCGCTGCGCGAGCTGGTGGCGGAGTGGGGGGCGGGTTTGACGGGGCGGGCGGAGCTTTGCGAGGGGCGGTTTCCCCTGCTGATCAAGTTTCTGGACGCGACCGAGGCGCTGAGCATTCAGGTGCATCCGGGCGATGGGGCGGACGAGGCCTCGGGGCGCAAAAAGCATGAAGCATGGTTTGTGCTGGATGCCGCGCCAGGGGCCGTAGCTTATCGCGGGTTGGCGAGCGGAGTCACGCTGGATCATTTTCGAGAAGTCTGCCGGCGCGAGCCGCAGCGCGTGCCGGAGCTATTGAATAAAATCGGCGTCCGTGCAGGCGATACGTTTTATGTCCCCGGCGGAACCGTGCATGCGCTGGGAGCGGGCGTGGTGGTTGCGGAGGTGCAAACGCCGTCGGAGGTGACGTATCGGCTCTACGACTGGGGGCGGACTCGGGCCGCGGAGGATGGCGGATTGAATGTGGAGAAGGGGCTGGCTTGCGTGCGCGCGGATGCGGATTGGGCGGCGTGTGAGAGGCGGTCGCATGTGACGAGTTTTTTCACGACGGTGACGCGGCTGGTGAGCTGCCCGAGATTTGTCATCGAGCGGGTGCGGTTTTCGGGGGAGATGGAGCAGGAGATACCGTACGCGGAATTGGTGTGCTGGATGGTGTTGGAGGGGCGCGGGGAGATTGCATACGGGAAGGGTGGCGTAGAGAGCTTTGGACGCGGCGAGGTCGTGGTCCTACCGGCGGGCTTGGAAAAGCCTAAGCTGCGGACGAAGACGGATTGCGTTTGGCTGGAAGTGACGGTGCCGGTGAAGTCGGATCTGGCGGGGTATGAGCATCCGGATGCGGCGGCGCTTCGCGCTGCGGAGGGTGGTCCCGGCGCGCCGGTGCAGATCAATATCAGCAGGCTTCACAGGCCGACGAATCGGTAG
- a CDS encoding gamma carbonic anhydrase family protein — MFDFQDLPDRVTLGRDIYIAPTAYIGGEVTLGDGCTIMHHVVIRGDVSAIRIGRRCNIQDGAIVHTNRGVPLDIADDVAVGHRAVVHCRSVGPGTLIGIGSIVLDDCEIGAGCIIAAGALLPPNTKIPDGKLVMGLPGKIARDVKDEERLYIREVIESYLHLGRLHAAGKYPNHAHRSEPRP; from the coding sequence ATGTTCGATTTCCAGGACCTCCCTGACCGCGTCACCCTCGGCCGCGACATCTACATCGCCCCGACCGCCTACATCGGCGGCGAAGTCACCCTCGGCGACGGCTGCACCATCATGCACCACGTCGTCATCCGCGGCGACGTCTCCGCCATCCGCATCGGTCGCCGCTGCAACATCCAGGATGGCGCGATCGTCCACACCAACCGCGGCGTCCCCCTCGACATCGCCGACGACGTGGCCGTCGGTCATCGCGCCGTCGTCCACTGCCGCAGCGTCGGCCCCGGCACGCTCATCGGCATCGGCTCCATCGTCCTCGACGACTGCGAAATCGGCGCGGGCTGCATTATCGCCGCCGGGGCACTTCTTCCGCCCAACACCAAAATCCCCGACGGCAAGCTCGTCATGGGCCTGCCCGGCAAGATCGCCCGCGACGTGAAAGACGAAGAGCGGCTCTACATCCGCGAAGTCATCGAAAGCTACCTCCACCTCGGCCGCCTGCACGCGGCGGGCAAATATCCGAACCACGCCCACCGATCAGAGCCGCGACCGTAA
- a CDS encoding VOC family protein → MRDEPVGQRIAQVTLVVREYDEAIRFYTETLGFVLLEDTDLGGGKRWVRVAPAGGAGVELLLARAVTEEQRGRVGDQTGGRVFLFLETDDFWRDYEALRAKGIEFVRPPREEVYGTVAVLQDLYGNKIDLIEPKEKED, encoded by the coding sequence ATGAGAGACGAACCGGTTGGACAGCGGATTGCACAGGTGACCCTCGTGGTGCGAGAGTATGACGAGGCGATTCGGTTTTACACCGAAACGTTGGGGTTTGTCCTGCTGGAGGACACGGATTTAGGGGGCGGGAAGCGGTGGGTACGGGTTGCGCCGGCGGGTGGGGCGGGCGTTGAATTGTTGCTGGCGCGGGCGGTGACGGAGGAGCAGCGGGGCCGCGTGGGCGATCAGACTGGTGGGCGGGTGTTCTTGTTCCTGGAGACCGACGATTTTTGGCGGGATTACGAGGCCTTGCGGGCGAAGGGAATTGAGTTCGTGCGACCGCCGCGCGAGGAAGTGTATGGGACGGTGGCGGTGCTTCAGGATTTGTACGGCAACAAGATTGATTTGATCGAGCCAAAAGAAAAAGAAGATTAA
- a CDS encoding CPBP family intramembrane glutamic endopeptidase, whose product MAKPRTRRKPPKTLARKPARKRPGASDDYWDITHRPLQCLVFLLPMVLAYEIGMAILHGSLPEGERPALAAQQLLKWFFSLFGATGYYLPGAALVAVLLVWHLASRNPWRVAGQPLAGMAGESILLSIPLLLLNRWLPVLQATTDGTTHSSGSRWDDLLLSVGAGLYEELLFRLIIITLLTILLVDVLRLRQVTGVALAVILSSLAFAAHHYYPVGADPWSSKEFAFRAAAGAYLAAVFVMRGFGLAVGCHVTYDVMAFLV is encoded by the coding sequence ATGGCCAAGCCACGGACCAGGCGAAAGCCACCCAAGACCTTAGCGCGCAAGCCCGCCCGGAAGCGGCCCGGCGCCTCCGACGACTATTGGGACATCACCCATCGTCCGCTGCAATGCCTCGTCTTCCTCCTGCCCATGGTCCTCGCCTACGAGATCGGCATGGCCATCCTCCACGGCAGCCTCCCCGAAGGCGAGCGCCCCGCCCTTGCCGCCCAACAACTTCTCAAGTGGTTCTTCAGCCTCTTCGGCGCGACTGGCTACTACCTCCCCGGCGCGGCCCTCGTCGCCGTGCTCCTGGTCTGGCACCTGGCCAGCCGCAATCCCTGGCGCGTCGCTGGTCAGCCCCTCGCCGGAATGGCGGGCGAGAGCATCCTCCTCTCCATCCCGCTCCTCCTGCTCAACCGCTGGCTGCCCGTCCTCCAGGCGACGACCGACGGCACCACGCATTCCTCCGGAAGTCGCTGGGACGATCTCCTCCTCTCCGTCGGCGCCGGTCTCTACGAAGAACTCCTCTTCCGCCTCATCATCATCACGCTGCTCACTATTCTCCTCGTTGATGTGCTCCGCCTCCGCCAAGTGACGGGCGTGGCCCTCGCCGTCATCCTCTCCTCGCTCGCTTTCGCCGCGCACCATTACTACCCCGTCGGCGCCGATCCCTGGTCCTCCAAGGAATTCGCCTTCCGCGCCGCCGCCGGCGCCTACCTCGCCGCCGTCTTCGTCATGCGCGGCTTCGGCCTCGCCGTCGGTTGCCACGTCACCTACGACGTCATGGCCTTCCTGGTGTAA
- a CDS encoding endonuclease III domain-containing protein, translating to MTSTTGELLQEFYTALYRAYGPQHWWPGEGPTEIVIGAILTQNTNWQNVEKAIAQLRAARMIDWAALRDIEIERLAELIRPAGYYNVKAKRLKNFVGWLWERYEGDLTRLRDVPLEQLREELLSVNGIGRETADSILLYALDRPSFVVDAYTARLARRHRLIDEDADYERLKALFEDALPADVALFNEYHALIVAVGKRHCKSKAQCAGCPLEQFEHEVESC from the coding sequence ATGACATCGACTACCGGGGAATTGTTGCAGGAGTTCTACACGGCGCTGTACCGCGCCTATGGCCCGCAGCACTGGTGGCCGGGGGAGGGACCGACGGAGATCGTGATCGGGGCGATCCTGACGCAGAACACGAACTGGCAGAATGTGGAGAAGGCGATCGCCCAGTTACGGGCGGCGAGGATGATCGATTGGGCGGCGCTTCGCGATATTGAGATCGAGCGGCTGGCGGAGTTGATCCGGCCGGCGGGGTATTACAATGTGAAGGCCAAGCGGTTGAAGAACTTTGTCGGGTGGTTGTGGGAGCGTTACGAAGGCGATCTGACCCGGCTGCGCGACGTGCCGCTGGAGCAGCTCCGTGAAGAATTGCTTAGCGTCAACGGCATCGGGCGCGAGACGGCGGATTCGATTCTCCTATACGCGCTGGATCGGCCGAGCTTCGTCGTGGATGCGTACACGGCGCGACTCGCGCGGCGGCATCGGCTGATCGATGAGGACGCGGACTACGAGCGGCTCAAGGCGTTATTCGAGGATGCGCTGCCGGCTGATGTGGCGCTCTTCAATGAGTATCACGCGTTGATCGTGGCGGTCGGCAAGCGGCACTGCAAATCCAAGGCGCAGTGCGCAGGCTGTCCGTTGGAGCAGTTCGAACACGAGGTGGAGAGCTGCTGA
- a CDS encoding TIGR00725 family protein has protein sequence MTNPKSLRRPQIAIIGSSEADDALMKLAYEAGAVIAKLNAALVTGGRDGIMDAASKGCAEAGGIVIAVVPGTGMDEANGHSHYVIPTGLGWARNVITAIAGDVILAIGGAAGTLSEIAFAWMYDRPIIALSPGGGWAQRLAGQSIDHRRTDKIVDCRTIVELETALRSQLRSREYST, from the coding sequence ATGACCAATCCAAAATCCCTCCGCCGCCCCCAAATCGCCATCATCGGTTCCTCCGAAGCCGACGACGCCCTCATGAAGCTCGCCTACGAAGCCGGCGCGGTCATCGCCAAACTCAACGCCGCACTCGTCACCGGCGGTCGCGATGGCATCATGGACGCCGCTTCCAAAGGCTGCGCCGAGGCCGGAGGCATCGTCATCGCCGTCGTCCCCGGCACCGGAATGGACGAGGCCAACGGCCACTCCCACTATGTCATCCCCACCGGCCTCGGCTGGGCGCGGAATGTCATCACCGCCATCGCCGGCGACGTGATCCTCGCCATCGGCGGCGCAGCGGGCACCCTCAGCGAGATCGCCTTCGCCTGGATGTACGACCGGCCGATCATCGCCTTGTCGCCCGGCGGCGGCTGGGCGCAGCGGCTCGCCGGCCAAAGCATCGACCATCGTCGAACCGACAAAATCGTGGATTGTCGTACGATCGTGGAGCTGGAAACCGCGCTGCGGTCACAGCTAAGATCGCGTGAATACAGCACTTGA